Proteins from one Coregonus clupeaformis isolate EN_2021a chromosome 29, ASM2061545v1, whole genome shotgun sequence genomic window:
- the LOC121545054 gene encoding transcription regulator protein BACH2, with the protein MSADERAHAHVRSGDAPMYVYESTVHCANVLLSLEDQRRQDILCDVTVVVEGTEIRAHRAVLAASSRYFLQVLLGHTHPEQEPIISLSDKVTARGFAPLLQFAYTAKLVLSRENIHEVIRCADFLGVHNLEDSCFRFLQAQLHSDTTDHNNGLLCRKELPPSVNTDDLITEEDGGGGSASSENPRVTSSSATRRRPNHSTITSLTSSLTSDLPRCPKYRKYQRACAKHSGENDDDDSVTSAALSHCHTSASPGPFSETSSTRQGGQPHPLSPSRIKEEPRSWGEGEDSPPGLSEDSQDVLEMELEGGPEPSERPPSRGSPSCLSSYLQRGLLDLSNPAITLPTTPLTQQLLTNRLSLAHNRDRDRGAFQGEGGRDLRAVSAGTVGSSVGDMEGVTMKPLPSDGVSKQEVELDRRSSVIFSSGACDRLGTPSQSYSDRKSLEKDLLEITSKSLWTGVSKSLPSRQTYSPLPSTILTTAHQDPLPTTSCPLPIKISPRSPPCEPHTRTSSSCSSFSYMEDGGSGDSPSNMPQFDFSSSPCSVSGSGLVVEQRERGGMVVGEAIFSQGRTKIKCERSYGANSSDESGSFSEGDSESGPAREPGPEVKLPFPVDQITNLPRNDFQIMIKMHKLTSEQLEFIHDIRRRSKNRIAAQRCRKRKLDCIQNLEVEIRKLVHEKEKLLSERNQLKVCMGELWQNLSYLSQAVSQEVCREVQGNPEKTKALHPTHKPNDPTAATNSISIMASIDLTSNPGSPTSEGSLAKSPYPSESPVERDVGSGQRLRKGQGGGDTEVSVLGQEDPESSLEPGASPGVCSPTVSVDFCQEMTEKCTTEEQPRQDCT; encoded by the exons ATGTCTGCAGATGAGAGGGCCCATGCCCACGTCAGGTCCGGGGACGCGCCCATGTACGTGTATGAGTCGACGGTGCACTGTGCCAACGTGCTGCTGAGTCTGGAGGACCAGCGGCGGCAGGACATCCTGTGTGATGTGACGGTGGTGGTGGAGGGGACGGAGATCAGGGCCCACAGGGCCGTCCTGGCAGCCAGCAGCAGATACTTCCTACAGGTGCTGCTGGGACACACACACCCCGAGCAGGAGCCAATCATCAGCCTGTCTGACAAG GTCACAGCCAGGGGGTTTGCCCCGCTGCTACAGTTTGCCTACACAGCCAAGCTGGTTCTGAGCAGAGAGAACATCCATGAGGTGATCCGCTGTGCTGACTTCCTGGGCGTTCACAACCTAGAGGACTCCTGCTTCCGCTTCCTGCAGGCCCAGCTGCACAGCGACACCACTGATCACAACAATGGCCTTCTCTGCCGCAAGGAGCTGCCGCCGTCAGTGAACACAGATGACCTCATCACGGAGGAGGACGGTGGTGGTGGTTCCGCGTCGTCGGAGAACCCCAGGGTGACGTCATCCTCGGCGACGAGGCGGCGGCCCAATCACTCGACCATCACGTCCCTCACCAGcagcctgacctctgacctcccaCGATGCCCCaaatacaggaagtaccagcggGCCTGCGCCAAGCACAGCGGAGAGAATGACGACGATGACAGTGTCACCTCAGCCGCCTTGTCACACTGCCATACCTCAGCCTCCCCAGGCCCTTTCTCAGAGACCAGCAGCACCCGCCAAGGGGGACaacctcaccccctctccccctccagaaTCAAAGAGGAGCCCCGCTCCTGGGGTGAGGGAGAGGATAGTCCCCCAGGACTGTCAGAGGATAGCCAGGATGTCCTGGAGATGGAGCTGGAGGGGGGGCCGGAGCCCTCAGAGCGTCCCCCCAGCAGAGGCTCTCCATCCTGCCTGAGCTCCTACCTCCAGAGGGGCCTCCTGGATCTCAGCAACCCAGCCATAACTCTACCTACCACTCCTCTCACCCAGCAGCTACTGACCAACAGACTCTCATTAGCCCATAACAGGGATAGGGACAGGGGGGCATTTCAAGGGGAGGGTGGAAGGGACCTCAGGGCGGTGTCTGCAGGGACAGTGGGTTCATctgtcggagacatggagggcgTGACCATGAAACCCCTCCCATCAGATGGAGTCAGCAAACAGGAAGTAGAGTTGGATCGCCGCAGCAGTGTCATCTTCTCCTCCGGAGCGTGCGACCGCCTGGGAACACCGTCTCAATCCTACTCCGACCGGAAGTCTCTGGAAAAAGATCTGTTGGAGATCACCTCGAAATCCCTGTGGACAGGTGTTAGTAAGTCCCTCCCCTCCCGCCAGACTTACTCTCCCCTACCCTCCACCATCCTCACCACGGCCCACCAGGACCCCCTGCCCACCACCAGCTGCCCTCTGCCAATAAAGATTTCCCCCCGCTCCCCTCCATGCGAGCCCCACACACGAACCTCCAGCTCCTGCTCATCTTTCTCCTACATGGAGGACGGGGGCAGCGGGGACTCGCCCTCCAACATGCCCCAGTTTGACTTCTCCTCCTCCCCATGCTCTGTGTCGGGCTCTGGCCTGGTGGTGGAGCAGAGGGAGCGCGGTGGGATGGTAGTGGGGGAAGCCATCTTCTCTCAGGGCCGCACCAAGATCAAGTGTGAACGCTCGTACGGGGCCAACTCCAGTGATGAATCTGGATCCTTCTCAGAGGGAGACAGTGAGTCCGGCCCTGCCAGAGAGCCAGGTCCTGAG GTCAAACTTCCCTTCCCGGTGGATCAGATCACCAATCTTCCGCGTAATGACTTCCAGATCATGATAAAGATGCACAAACTGACCTCAGAGCAGCTGGAGTTCATCCATGACATCCGGCGGCGCAGTAAGAACCGCATCGCCGCCCAGCGCTGCCGCAAGAGAAAGCTGGACTGCATCCAGAACCTGGAGGTGGAGATACGCAAACTG GTGCATGAGAAGGAGAAGCTACTGAGTGAGAGGAACCAGCTGAAGGTGTGTATGGGCGAGCTGTGGCAGAACCTCTCCTACCTGTCCCAAGCTGTGTCCCAGGAGGTATGCAGGGAGGTGCAGGGGAACCCCGAGAAGACCAAAGCCCTGCACCCTACACACAAGCCCAACGATCCCACCGCTGCCACCAACAGCATCTCCATCATGGCCAGTATCGACCTCACCTCCAACCCAGGCTCCCCAACCTCAGAGGGCAGCCTGGCCAAGTCACCCTACCCCTCTGAAAGCCCTGTGGAGAGAGATGTTGGCTCTGGGCAGAGGCTTAGGAAGGGGCAGGGCGGTGGGGACACAGAGGTGTCTGTCCTGGGACAGGAGGACCCTGAGTCTTCCCTGGAGCCTGGAGCGTCTCCGGGTGTGTGTAGCCCCACTGTTTCGGTGGATTTTTGTCAGGAGATGACTGAGAAATGCACAACAGAAGAACAGCCCAGACAGGACTGTACCTAG
- the LOC121544482 gene encoding gap junction alpha-8 protein-like, translating into MGDWNLLGSILEEVHVHSTIVGKIWLTVLFIFRMLVLGVAAEDVWDDEQSEFICNTDQPGCKTVCYDKAFPISLIRFWVLQVIFVSSPSLVYMGHALYRLRALEKERHRRRVQLKAELGETEALVEQHKRIEKELKKLEEQRKVKKAPLRGSLLRTYVIHILTRSVVEVGFIMGQYILYGIGLEPLYKCERMPCPNSVDCYVSRPTEKTVFMVFMIVIAGVSLFLNLLEISHLGIKKIKQTLKGDKYPADNDSLIYKPKKKAMIQQLCVMRKLSSHNGPLTQTIFKVIPEEDLNPMDPPPHYIPNHEVPRHNSVAPGQYLANCTGLQPHQHYQQQQLQQCQPSQGMIQTLHLQGAPENHKATMVDQQPPAYRGVFLNGDSGPRNLQGQLNHKDPNLHPQDHYQPSHMEVVPVPIATHRPSIMTTHRPSLALRDIDLEEERRNSMGSEFLLPNPGRKQSFMTRMPSESMSTISDCSSNSLRTSDSELGDMGDMPTMPPPGRRMSMASRAKRQAASDLVV; encoded by the coding sequence ATGGGGGACTGGAACCTGCTGGGCAGCATCCTAGAGGAGGTGCACGTCCACTCCACCATCGTAGGAAAGATCTGGCTCACCGTCCTTTTCATCTTTCGCATGCTGGTGCTGGGCGTGGCCGCCGAGGACGTGTGGGACGATGAGCAGAGCGAGTTCATCTGCAACACAGACCAGCCGGGCTGCAAGACCGTCTGCTACGACAAGGCCTTCCCCATCTCCCTCATCCGCTTCTGGGTCCTGCAGGTAATCTTTGTGTCCTCGCCTTCCCTCGTCTACATGGGCCACGCGCTCTACCGCCTGCGCGCCCTGGAGAAGGAGAGGCACCGGAGGAGGGTCCAGCTGAAGGCAGAGCTGGGGGAGACGGAGGCGCTGGTGGAGCAACACAAGCGCATTGAGAAGGAGTTGAAGAAGCTGGAGGAGCAGAGGAAGGTGAAGAAGGCTCCATTGAGAGGGTCCCTGCTGCGGACGTACGTCATCCATATCCTAACACGCTCCGTAGTGGAGGTGGGCTTCATCATGGGCCAATATATCCTGTATGGCATCGGACTGGAGCCTCTATATAAATGTGAGAGGATGCCTTGCCCCAACAGCGTGGACTGTTACGTGTCCAGGCCCACAGAGAAAACAGTGTTCATGGTGTTCATGATCGTCATCGCCGGGGTGTCTCTCTTCCTGAACCTCCTGGAGATATCCCACCTGGGCATCAAGAAAATCAAACAGACTCTGAAGGGAGACAAGTACCCAGCAGACAACGACAGTTTGATTTACAAGCCGAAGAAGAAAGCGATGATACAGCAACTGTGTGTGATGAGGAAACTGTCTTCTCACAATGGGCCGCTGACTCAGACCATCTTCAAAGTCATTCCTGAGGAGGATCTGAACCCAATGGACCCACCTCCCCACTACATACCTAACCACGAAGTGCCCAGGCACAACAGCGTGGCTCCAGGCCAGTACCTGGCCAACTGCACTGGCCTCCAGCCCCATCAGCActaccagcagcagcagctccagcAATGTCAGCCCAGCCAGGGGATGATCCAGACCCTGCACCTCCAGGGAGCCCCAGAGAACCACAAAGCCACCATGGTTGACCAGCAACCTCCAGCCTACAGAGGAGTTTTCTTGAATGGAGACAGTGGGCCCAGGAACCTGCAGGGTCAGCTGAACCATAAGGACCCCAATTTACACCCTCAAGACCACTACCAGCCCAGCCACATGGAAGTAGTACCTGTGCCTATTGCAACACACAGACCCAGCATCATGACAACACACAGACCCAGCTTGGCTCTGAGGGACATAgacctggaggaggagaggaggaactcAATGGGCAGCGAATTCCTCTTGCCTAACCCAGGACGGAAGCAAAGCTTCATGACACGTATGCCCTCTGAGAGCATGTCCACCATCAGTGACTGCAGCAGCAACTCTCTACGGACGTCCGACTCTGAATTGGGTGACATGGGGGACATGCCCACGATGCCACCCCCTGGAAGGAGAATGTCAATGGCAAGTAGAGCCAAGAGACAGGCAGCCTCTGACCTGGTGGTTTAG